TTCTACAAATGGAGAAGCTTGTAGGATCCCTTCGATATGCAAAGCAGGTAAAGTGATGTAATAGGATTCGTCATTATGGTTTCCATAAGTTAAGATGGCATGACCGAATTGTTTAACACTTAAGGTCAAAGTCTTGGAAAATACAGtcttaatttcattataacCTTGTAAATGAAcgttatttttatcattgaAAATGGCAAATGCAGTCTTTGGTGGATGATGAGAGACTTGTTCACTCAGTAGAACAGTTTCACCGAAATCTGGATGGTCTTTATTTAACCATTTACCTGTAAAGACTTCACCTAAAAACGGGTTCAAAGGTTTTTTTTCAGTACCTTCAGATTCATttcttgaataatattgagAACGTAAAGTTGACATGAACCATTTAACTACTACTAGTAATCTAGCGATTTCCGGAGTTGGTATATCATATTCTAAAGTTGTGGTGGTATCTTTATCAgtcaattcatttttaatggaGTTGAAGTTGTTAGAATCGATGAAATTtggttttaaaaataaattttgatgTTCAGCCCAATATTGAGAGAATTCTACTAATGAAACAGGAGATAAGATGAAAGGAGGAGCTGTTAGAGTGGACAAATCACCGTTGAAGGTGgcaattgattttaaaaaggATTTCCAAGAGGATGAACTAGCTTGGGACATgttgatatatttaaattgtgAGTTGTTTGTTTGTAAGATTGACAGGGAGGGAGAAAGAGAAAGACAGaatagaaaaaagaaaagagttcagaaaaatttttataggAGAATAAattagtaaataaataaatataatatttgatcaattaaatatatttgaaggATAAACGGTGGAACACCAAACCgtagtttaaaaaaaaaagagtaaATAAGATCTTTCAATAAAAGACAAAAGACAAAGCACAAGCAAGTAAGGaaagggaaaaaaataaaatataaaagaaaaataaataaaaaatagaaaataacGAAATTTGTGTGTTAGCTAATTATTTAACTAATTaagataaaaattgaataatcaAGTAACCTGCATACTacgtaaaaaaaaaaaaaaaaaaagaaaataaaatggaaCATAGAAATAGCcgaatagaaaataaagttaCCAATTAAGAATGAGCCAATAATCCATTATCCTTTAACATCAtcagataatgataataatatagaaatgatattgttatttttattctaaattattcaGTAGGATAATAACTACCGATGAAGgattgaaataaaattgaaaaataagaCTAGAAAAGGATTGAAAATGTTGGAAAAAAACCCAAAAAGGGCCAGGCTTGGTTGGTGCGGGCCTTTCTGTGCACGTGTGGCCGAAAAAGGAAACTCTTGGAAATTAGAAGCTGTCTTATACGAGCGACCAGAAGAATGACGAATCTGTATACTAAACGAggaaaatgaattaaacGATACCTCGTGACCTAAGCGAGCAATATGGACTCGTTTAATTTCTACGACGGTCGTATAGTGTGATGCCGAACGCGTAACCCTTTTCAGAATGTACGAAAAAGACCCCACAGTTAGGGTTGTTCTTAGGTTTGGTGATAGGGTTATCGGCAGAGCTAGGGTTGGGTTTAAGAAGGTCTAAGCTGGGCGGCAAGAAATCACGTACTTGTTGTTCATTTGtttgtaatatataatGGTCAGGTGATGGAGCAGTGAGCCATGTATCCATTGGTGGTTCTGGAGTGCCATCTAGGGGATATACAGCGGTTAAAAGCCAATGGTCTAATAATCCTGATTCTGCTATAGCTTGATAGATTTGGGCACCACCCATTACATATATACGTTCAATTCGTAGTTCTTGAGCCCTTTGTTGTAATGTGGTGATAGCACTACGTAAGTCCGGTGCCCCAATATAAGTGCTTAGAGGGTTCGATTCGTCCACGTGACGTGTGGCCCAGGTGTCGAAACCACGTGACACAACAACATTAAGACGGGATGGAAGTGGGCGGAACCGTGATGGGATAGATTCCCAAGTACGTCTGCCCATTACTACTGCATTTTGTTTGGTGGGATCTCTTGTATTGGTGGTCAATTGTTTGAAATAAGCCATTTCTTGTTTGAGGCGCCAAGGTAATTTACCTTGATAGCCGATACCATAAGATGGCATCAAGCATGCCACGACGTTTATTACGGGAATCTTGGGATTGTTCATATGGGTGTAGAGTCGAGGTATTATTGTGGTTATTCgattcatttttataagGGATAAATGTTTAAGgtctttattatcattatgtCATTTACGCgtttttatttatactCACGAAACCCcgaaataaaaagaaatttaagATCATTGAAACTTttgggaaaaaaaacaataacaataacaaagaaaaaattttaatagtaACAATTATAAACCCAGATACCACATAAATACGCATATCTAAATGTATACCAAGACTATCAAGACCTCTATTGTATCACCACTAAATGATTCTCAAtctattgaaataataCTGACCATCCCTGAAGCAATTGATCAGcaaagtaaaaaaatcCCAGTATCAATGGTCTTGTATcataatgataattataGACCAGAAACCACTGGAATAGATCAAGATAAAGTCAAGCTGATATCTTATCATTATGCTGTCCCTTATACAAAGAACAACGGTAGGACAGAAGTGGTGAGTACTCCTCTACTAGATACAAACGTGGATCTGTATAGAGACTTGACAAGACAAATATCCACATTACTAGTAAAGAAGCTCAATATACCTGTATATGTAGCTTATGGAGAGTTAATAGGCGCACCTGTTTCTCAATCAGCCATCCCAATGGATCAATTGTTTATTCTAAGGAAATGTATAGCTTTTGTGGAagaacaattgaaaaagcAAGCAACACATTGAACTGTATACACATTTGTATATATCTGTATCTATATAAACATAATTTTTAGCAtcaatcatttttaatgggcattcatatttttttcttttttaacaTGAAGAATTTTCTTCCCTTCCTTCCGTACACCCTCGCTCACGATTTTTCAACACACTATTTTTTAgctatttttttgtatttcttACGACGCGAACCTCGGCCGAAGTTGGtttttcttaattattcaatttttccCTTTCTACTTTTCCGGCCAGAATAGCCTCCTTTCAAACTCCTTCTAACATTCTCCTTCTAGCCACTTTGAGGTTCCCACTACCCATTCCATATCTTCCTTCTAGACCAAAATATCATTCCTCTCTAGCCTCTTTCCAGCTCCTTCTAGACTCCTTCTAGACTCCTTCTAGACTTTCCAGCATCTCCTTCTAGCATTTGGCCATTCTTGAGCCTAGTTGCTTTCCTCCTCCTATTCACGAGGAGAATAGCCACCAGTAAGAATTATTCACGTCCATAGTAGATCCAATTCAACAATATACTGACGGGAAAATTGAtggaaattattgaaaaaaataatggaaaaaaaaaataaggtaaaataatagtatatactatatcatattttttcgATTTAAGGTCTcataatttgataaaatattattcaaataagcAAACCAAAAATGGCTGAATCCCATAGATGTATGTTTAAGAATAATGAAAGAGAGAAGATGGAAGGCGTACGTTTAAAttagatgaaattaaaatcgTTATCCATATAGAAAAGATAAGGTGAATGAGAGAATATCAAGACAGAAATATGAAAATCAGTTTTggaaagaaagaaaaaacattATACagattaattaaagattaaTGTTTTAATATAGTTTGATTTTTATGCGCTACGCCAATTCTTCGTTTTTAATACACAACTGTTCAAATTTActaacaaatttattaatatgatATTTCCCATATTgtattattcaatattttatatcCAGTGTATGTTAAAGGTAAGCACTTGTCCTACCAAAGATCCAAGAGCGTTAACAACCCAAACGTCTCTTTGATCCAAATTGAAGGTGTCGCTAACCCACAAGACGCTCAATTCTACTTGGGTAAGCGTGTTGCTTACGTCTACAGAGCTTCCAAGGAAATTAGAGGTTCTAAAATCAGAGTTATGTGGGGTAAAATCACCAGAACTCACGGTAATTCCGGTGTTGTTAGAGCTAAGTTCAGAAACAACTTGCCAGCTAAGACCTTCGGTGCCTCTGTTAGAATCTTTTTGTACCCATCaaacatttaaattaatttaaatcatttaatttaatcaaattcatacaatataatttttgttacaatcattcattttaaataaataaattattttatattattttttaagtaCATTACCAGatttcttctaataaaaaaaaacaataaaaattcaaaatacattctataaatatcttttaatatcttttaatatcttttaatatattgtaattattatttaagaaattgtcaatagaaattaaatgtaaaaaaaaataatgatatatgcaaatataaataaatgaaataaaaactacaaaataaaacttgctaaatgaaaatatgtGATTAAAGGGAATGTATAAATGTGTATAATTGTGTGACAGTGTGATTGAGTGAGTGACTATATGTGAAATGGTAAACTTATGATCGCACATTACgtcttttgaaaaaactGTTGAAAATACGGCTTGCTGCACTTTCACGTCTTTTATCCTCTTTACCCATCATTGAAGCTCTTTGCCTTTCAACAGATTCATTAGTTTGATCAGATGCACGAGTCTCGATAGGTTTGATATAATTGGCATTATTAGTGTTAGATCCTGCTATTACTGTATGTCTACGATCTGATATAATTGAACTCCTTTTTGATCCTACTGAATATcttgtattatttgtattaatgTTAGAAAcatttgatgaattattctTAACAATTGTAGAATGAGtagaatattttctaaCTGCTACAccatttatattattggtACTATTAGTATTAGCGGTTGGTGCAGTATCATTACTGCCGGTTTCATATGATGCTAAACTAGTTCTTGATGGACCGGCTGATGAGTAAAATGATAAGAAGCTAAAtctttttctattattctctcttctattattaatgctTGTTGAACTAGTATTATCTTCTAATGAAAGGCtagtattagtattatttgaattcgTACGGTTGTTATTTTCTAACAATTGATTATTGGCATTGTTTAAAACAATACGAccatttgatttttcaacTTGAATTGCATCAAATTGTCTATTATGTCTTGGAGATGAATTAAGATCATCtactaatatatttttagcTGGATCGATTTCCATGTTATTCATAGCTTCATtcaaatgttttaaatattgttcCTCCATCGATTTGCCATTAATAACACTCACTCTACGTGAGGTGgtatttatctttttaaCTGGGCTATTACTTgtagaattaataattgtatttttagTGCTTGAATTAGGAGTTGAAGTAACGCTAGATTTTGTATCCGGTAGATTATTTGCATTACTAGTAGGAACCCCAGTGTTTTCTAAATCGTCAGATGGTATAGTAAAGTTAGGAGTTAAAGAAGGAGTCGAGTCAAATAAGGATATTTTTGTCATAGAATGATcttcttgtaattttagtaaatttaatgaacCAGCTGATATATTTCTGCTGCCAATAGCATTACTAACCATAGTATTCATAGTAGATGGTGTGGTTAACGATGATATTCTGCTTGTGTTGGTAgtactattactattgcTACTATTgctattagtattattaacatTAATAGTGGTGgtattattaccatttgATGATAAGGTTGATGATGGAACCcttatattattagcaGTATTAgcagtattattattcatataaCTACCAGATGGAACTCTACTATTTGGAACAGTTATCAATGGTTTTGTTATaacagaattattattactaccTGAAGAACTGATGgaaataaatgaattggGTCTTTCATGACGATTTCTATTATATGGAGAAGAATTGttgttaatattaatattattttcatttggcATAACACTTTTCCCCATAGAaacattatttgaataaaaatcgGCAGAAGGAGGTCTCATAATATGGGTTGGATGATAAGAAGTAGCTCTTGGTTTTGATGTTGGGTGAGGTAAAGAAGAATTGTTAACCATAttggaagaagaagatgatgatgaaaacGTTGCTGTATTATTTGCCACGCCCATTGAATTATGAGTGACTTTTGTAAACTCTTCAGGACGTAATGGATGAGGAGAAATGTTAGTTGAAATAAGATCCACATTTGTTACTGACCGTATTTTAGCAGGTGAATGACTAGAAGTGGATTGTAAATGAGGAGATGCAGTTAGGAAATGAGCAGGAGAATTTGAACGAGAATTTGAACGAGAATTTGAACGAGAGGAAGCACTTTGATATTGAGATGGTGAATATGAAAGAGTAGATGAAgtttgatgaattaaatttgtatTCTGTGAAGGTGGTGTGTTATTGAAGTGTGAATGAGATTGAGAAGGAGGGGTATTTTGATAAGATCTTCCAGTTGATTGACCGTGAGATCTATTGGCTGATGAATTGtatgataatgattctGTAAGACTATTTCTCTTATtagtaattttaatttggTTTTCTCTTTCAGCGTTTACAACAGCTTGTAAAGCTATGGAAGCA
The window above is part of the Henningerozyma blattae CBS 6284 chromosome 2, complete genome genome. Proteins encoded here:
- the TBLA0B03970 gene encoding uncharacterized protein (similar to Saccharomyces cerevisiae KIN4 (YOR233W) and YPL141C; ancestral locus Anc_8.654), giving the protein MSTVPQRHTYYGDNSFRGSNNGHNTNSSSNDQPITHKHNHRHVSNISTTSYSSNIPENKGNGRRKHITFGPYIVGSTLGEGEFGKVKLGWVKASPNDTQVPKQVAIKLIRRDAIVKGSEKEIKIYREINALKHLTHPNIVRLEEVLQNSKYIGIVLEYASGGEFYKYIQKKRRLKESVASNLFSQLVSGVYYMHCKGLVHRDLKLENLLLDKYGNLIITDFGFVNEFSKFSELMKTSCGSPCYAAPELVISTRPYEARKADIWSCGIILFAMLAGYLPWDDDPKNPDGNDIAKLYKYITTTPLKFPEYISPMARDLLRNILIPYPQKRATLKQILKHQWLLPHSKFLSITPTNWDNQEKLFLYVNKKSQDQNIPTASPNHITNPQVRKPSNNNIQNQYSSNINNNTNKQQTSPRQSNQNKNKNYLLMDSGPLLPSPVLSHGSPTITTNKVPSPEKIEFEEPIFENPMNNIQHVHKPNYIDKNVKTIDLDDLLPKLSSNIIQDSNTTASNNNILPSNNPAASIALQAVVNAERENQIKITNKRNSLTESLSYNSSANRSHGQSTGRSYQNTPPSQSHSHFNNTPPSQNTNLIHQTSSTLSYSPSQYQSASSRSNSRSNSRSNSPAHFLTASPHLQSTSSHSPAKIRSVTNVDLISTNISPHPLRPEEFTKVTHNSMGVANNTATFSSSSSSSNMVNNSSLPHPTSKPRATSYHPTHIMRPPSADFYSNNVSMGKSVMPNENNININNNSSPYNRNRHERPNSFISISSSGSNNNSVITKPLITVPNSRVPSGSYMNNNTANTANNIRVPSSTLSSNGNNTTTINVNNTNSNSSNSNSTTNTSRISSLTTPSTMNTMVSNAIGSRNISAGSLNLLKLQEDHSMTKISLFDSTPSLTPNFTIPSDDLENTGVPTSNANNLPDTKSSVTSTPNSSTKNTIINSTSNSPVKKINTTSRRVSVINGKSMEEQYLKHLNEAMNNMEIDPAKNILVDDLNSSPRHNRQFDAIQVEKSNGRIVLNNANNQLLENNNRTNSNNTNTSLSLEDNTSSTSINNRRENNRKRFSFLSFYSSAGPSRTSLASYETGSNDTAPTANTNSTNNINGVAVRKYSTHSTIVKNNSSNVSNINTNNTRYSVGSKRSSIISDRRHTVIAGSNTNNANYIKPIETRASDQTNESVERQRASMMGKEDKRRESAASRIFNSFFKRRNVRS
- the POC4 gene encoding Poc4p (similar to Saccharomyces cerevisiae YPL144W; ancestral locus Anc_8.656), with protein sequence MYTKTIKTSIVSPLNDSQSIEIILTIPEAIDQQSKKIPVSMVLYHNDNYRPETTGIDQDKVKLISYHYAVPYTKNNGRTEVVSTPLLDTNVDLYRDLTRQISTLLVKKLNIPVYVAYGELIGAPVSQSAIPMDQLFILRKCIAFVEEQLKKQATH
- the DFR1 gene encoding dihydrofolate reductase (similar to Saccharomyces cerevisiae DFR1 (YOR236W); ancestral locus Anc_8.657), with amino-acid sequence MNNPKIPVINVVACLMPSYGIGYQGKLPWRLKQEMAYFKQLTTNTRDPTKQNAVVMGRRTWESIPSRFRPLPSRLNVVVSRGFDTWATRHVDESNPLSTYIGAPDLRSAITTLQQRAQELRIERIYVMGGAQIYQAIAESGLLDHWLLTAVYPLDGTPEPPMDTWLTAPSPDHYILQTNEQQVRDFLPPSLDLLKPNPSSADNPITKPKNNPNCGVFFVHSEKGYAFGITLYDRRRN
- the RPL33A gene encoding 60S ribosomal protein eL33 (similar to Saccharomyces cerevisiae RPL33B (YOR234C) and RPL33A (YPL143W); ancestral locus Anc_8.655) translates to MAESHRLYVKGKHLSYQRSKSVNNPNVSLIQIEGVANPQDAQFYLGKRVAYVYRASKEIRGSKIRVMWGKITRTHGNSGVVRAKFRNNLPAKTFGASVRIFLYPSNI